A window of Aromatoleum bremense genomic DNA:
GATGCCGACGAGCACGTCGAACGCGATGCCGAGTTCGACGATCATCGGCATGCCGGAAGTCGCTGCGGTCGCCGCGAAGAACAGGCCGTTCTCCATCGACAGGAAGCCGATCACCTGCGGCACCGCCTTCGCGCGCACGATCATCATCAGGAAGGACAGCAGCACGCACGCGAGCGCGATGCCGAGCGTGCCGCGCGCGATCGACGTCGACAGCCCGGCGATCGGCGCGGCGAGATTGAACGCGAAGATCACCAGCACGATGCCGATCAGCATCGTCGTCGGGATGTTGAAGAGGGTCTCGACGTCCCAGCGCACGTTGAGCCGTTCGATGACCCGATGCAGCAGGATCGGGATCAGGATCACCTTCAGCACGAAGGTGATCGCCGCCGAGTAGTACAGGTGGTGCTGGCCGGTCAGGTGCGCGACGACCAGGGTCGCCGCGACCAGCGCCGCGCCCTGCAGCGTGAACAGGTGGATCAGCGTCAGGATGCGGCGCTGCGCGATCATCGCGAACGCCAACACCAGCAGTACGACTGCGAACAGGTTGATCGACTGGGCGAGCAGCGAGGTCATCGGTCCTTACGCTCCGAGCAGGACATGCACCAACAGCGCGATCACCGCGAGCAGGAACGCGGTCGCGAGGAATTCCGGCACGCGGAAGAGGCGCATCTTCGCGTTGATCGTCTCGATCAGCGCGAGCAGCACGCCGCCGATCGCGAGCTTCGCGACCAGCACCGGAATCGCGAACAGGATCGCCAGCGGCGTGCCGGCCTCGGCGATACCCCACGGCACGAACAGCGCGAGGCCGATGCACGAATACGCGAAGAGCTTCAGCGACGCCGCCCACTCGACGAGCGCGAGATGGCGGCCGGAGTATTCGAGGATCAGCGCCTCGTGGATCATCGTCAGCTCGAGGTGGGTCGCCGGGTTGTCCACCGGCACGCGCGCGTTCTCTGCGAGCGACACCAGCGTGAAGGCGACGCCGGCCACTGCCAGACTCGGGTAGATCGCGAACGGCTGGTGCGCGAGCGTCTCGACAATCTTCGCAAGCGACGTCGATTGCGTGATCAGCGATGCGGAAAACAGCACCATCAGCAGCGCCGGCTCGGCGAGAAAGCCGACCAGCATCTCGCGGCGCGCGCCGAGCGTGCCGAACGAGGTGCCGATGTCCATCGCCGCGAGCGAAATGAACACGCGCGCGAGCGCGAACAGCCCGACCAGCGCGATCGCGTCGGCGGCCGGGGCGAGCGGCAGGTCGGTCGACAGCGTCGGGGCGATGCCGCACGCGAGCGCCATGCAGCCGAACATCACGTAGGGCGCGACACGGAACAGCGGCGACGCGGTCTCGGCGACGACCGATTCCTTGTTGAACAGCTTGTGCAGCACGCGGTAGGGCTGCAGCAGGCTCGGCGCGCGCCGGTTCTGCAGCCACGCGCGCCACTGGTTGATCCAGCCGGTCAACAGCGGCGCGAGCGC
This region includes:
- a CDS encoding respiratory chain complex I subunit 1 family protein, which encodes MTLTGLFAQLLAIVLALALAPLLTGWINQWRAWLQNRRAPSLLQPYRVLHKLFNKESVVAETASPLFRVAPYVMFGCMALACGIAPTLSTDLPLAPAADAIALVGLFALARVFISLAAMDIGTSFGTLGARREMLVGFLAEPALLMVLFSASLITQSTSLAKIVETLAHQPFAIYPSLAVAGVAFTLVSLAENARVPVDNPATHLELTMIHEALILEYSGRHLALVEWAASLKLFAYSCIGLALFVPWGIAEAGTPLAILFAIPVLVAKLAIGGVLLALIETINAKMRLFRVPEFLATAFLLAVIALLVHVLLGA
- a CDS encoding formate hydrogenlyase, which translates into the protein MTSLLAQSINLFAVVLLVLAFAMIAQRRILTLIHLFTLQGAALVAATLVVAHLTGQHHLYYSAAITFVLKVILIPILLHRVIERLNVRWDVETLFNIPTTMLIGIVLVIFAFNLAAPIAGLSTSIARGTLGIALACVLLSFLMMIVRAKAVPQVIGFLSMENGLFFAATAATSGMPMIVELGIAFDVLVGILILGVFMFQIREQFDSLDIRHLEKLKED